One segment of Anaerohalosphaeraceae bacterium DNA contains the following:
- a CDS encoding HDIG domain-containing protein yields MGWFRKKISGRRQPAWANLPADRSRRWPEPMNGSRLLLIGLFFVYLAALVFLLSLDTEHPEFLTSGMRHFKPWPQIAALTVVTVLVLLGTVFYIHHCRPQFFNRANRAFTMAVLFWLLLAVNRFFSIWQGGVIYLATGTTITAAVILTMVFDQRFAIGMTVFYSVLACFSVSRLATLELFLTMMAGGLTCCGFLKEIRTRMKLIEVCAYASVAVFLMAYCFGMLQGKTHDQTLLNAGFAAGAAFLVGVFLQAFLPFIEKLFGIATSMTLMDYSDANQPLLKRLAMEAPGTFSHSLLIGSIAETAADAIGANGLLCRVGAYYHDIGKINKPSYFVENQMGSASRHEQLSPAMSKLVIAGHVNDGMEIAKEYGLPAVLRQFIETHHGTTLMEYFYNEARKKKGEHENEVSEIEFRYPGPKPRTREAAIVMLADAVESAARSLTDPSPTKIETLVHTIAMKRLQDGQFDDCDLTLRELSQIEASMSKFLAAHYHGRIAYPKLGDKSSGEDKPESAAAEKPQNGSNL; encoded by the coding sequence ATGGGATGGTTTCGTAAAAAAATCAGCGGACGCCGCCAACCGGCATGGGCCAATCTTCCGGCGGATCGAAGCCGCCGCTGGCCGGAACCGATGAACGGTTCCCGGCTGCTGCTGATCGGCTTGTTTTTCGTCTATCTGGCCGCCCTGGTGTTTCTGCTCTCGCTGGATACGGAACACCCGGAGTTTCTGACCAGCGGGATGCGGCACTTTAAGCCCTGGCCTCAAATCGCCGCCCTGACCGTCGTGACCGTGCTGGTGCTGCTGGGGACCGTCTTTTATATTCATCATTGTCGGCCCCAGTTTTTCAACCGGGCCAATCGGGCCTTCACGATGGCAGTTTTGTTCTGGCTGCTGCTGGCTGTCAATCGATTTTTCTCGATTTGGCAGGGAGGCGTGATTTATCTGGCAACCGGAACAACCATCACCGCCGCTGTTATCCTTACCATGGTGTTCGACCAGCGCTTTGCCATCGGAATGACCGTGTTTTACTCCGTGCTGGCCTGCTTTTCCGTCAGTCGGCTGGCCACGCTGGAGCTGTTTTTGACCATGATGGCCGGCGGACTGACCTGCTGCGGGTTCCTGAAGGAAATCCGCACCCGAATGAAACTGATTGAAGTGTGCGCCTATGCCTCCGTCGCCGTGTTTCTCATGGCCTACTGTTTCGGAATGCTTCAGGGAAAAACACACGACCAGACGCTCCTGAACGCCGGGTTTGCCGCCGGAGCGGCTTTTTTGGTAGGAGTCTTTCTGCAGGCCTTTCTGCCGTTCATTGAAAAATTGTTCGGAATCGCCACCAGCATGACGCTGATGGACTACAGCGACGCCAACCAGCCCCTGCTGAAACGGCTGGCGATGGAGGCGCCGGGCACATTCAGCCACAGTCTGCTGATTGGTTCGATTGCGGAAACGGCGGCGGATGCCATCGGGGCCAACGGACTACTGTGCCGCGTGGGGGCTTATTACCACGACATCGGAAAAATCAACAAGCCCTCCTACTTCGTGGAAAATCAGATGGGTTCGGCCAGCCGGCACGAGCAGCTGTCGCCGGCCATGAGCAAACTGGTGATTGCCGGCCATGTCAACGACGGAATGGAAATTGCAAAAGAATACGGGCTTCCGGCAGTCCTGCGGCAGTTTATTGAAACCCATCACGGCACAACGCTGATGGAATATTTCTACAACGAGGCCCGCAAGAAAAAAGGAGAACACGAAAACGAAGTCTCTGAAATAGAATTTCGCTATCCGGGCCCCAAACCCCGCACACGGGAGGCGGCCATTGTTATGCTCGCAGACGCGGTCGAAAGTGCCGCCCGCTCCCTGACGGACCCCAGCCCCACCAAAATTGAAACCCTCGTGCATACCATCGCCATGAAGCGTCTTCAGGACGGTCAGTTTGACGACTGCGACCTGACGCTGCGGGAATTGAGTCAGATTGAAGCCAGCATGTCCAAGTTTTTGGCGGCGCATTATCACGGCCGGATTGCCTACCCGAAACTGGGGGACAAGAGTTCCGGGGAAGACAAACCGGAATCCGCCGCAGCGGAAAAACCCCAAAACGGTTCGAATTTATGA
- the ybeY gene encoding rRNA maturation RNase YbeY translates to MRAARKQPLRSVRIRLEAEPFPIEQTKIRSLVKGVLTRFGVSEAEIDIRIVSDAAMQEMHRQYFQDRRTTDVISFDLTEPNKPRRCFQILVNAALALREAARRGHSPQAELSLYIVHGLLHNLGFDDGTPRQAERMHRAEADVLTSFGYPPVYYSSPRKRTLRRFRCE, encoded by the coding sequence ATGAGAGCAGCACGCAAACAGCCGCTCCGGAGCGTACGCATCCGGCTTGAAGCTGAACCTTTTCCCATCGAGCAGACGAAAATTCGCTCCCTGGTGAAAGGGGTTCTGACTCGCTTCGGGGTATCGGAAGCAGAGATTGATATTCGAATTGTCAGTGATGCAGCAATGCAGGAAATGCACCGACAGTATTTTCAGGACCGCCGGACAACCGATGTCATCAGTTTTGACCTGACGGAGCCGAATAAACCGCGGCGGTGTTTTCAGATTTTGGTGAATGCGGCTCTGGCCCTTCGGGAGGCAGCCCGGCGAGGCCACAGCCCTCAGGCTGAATTAAGTCTGTACATTGTGCACGGACTGCTGCACAATCTGGGCTTTGACGACGGAACCCCTCGGCAGGCCGAACGGATGCACCGGGCCGAAGCGGACGTGCTGACGTCCTTCGGCTATCCGCCTGTTTACTATTCGTCTCCGCGAAAAAGGACGTTAAGGAGATTCCGCTGTGAGTGA